In a genomic window of Amyelois transitella isolate CPQ chromosome 29, ilAmyTran1.1, whole genome shotgun sequence:
- the LOC106139858 gene encoding angiotensin-converting enzyme yields the protein MGRSKGSVFFLLAFCTRLACCQDYFRMGVNTNAAEATQFLREYDREASGMCYRVTMSQWKFVTNITEYNRRRMLEELALSSKFERLSWRKAAAYDASRLPDHQSRRQLMKIVQSSRAALPDDKFTEIQQLISEMKEIYNSAKICPYGQKPYDPHIPRVSYPEYQPNQAYQLTNQPFQHYQPTQEPSDFPNYCDMQLDPEISRILAHSRIESELIYVWKSFRDQTGPKLKNRFMRYVQLANQAAVATGYNDAGDQMRSAYDDPSFRSTVEEIYNQVAPLYKQLFTYVRRRLLQRYGETSVRSDGPIPAHLLGNMWAQNWKSIMDLVMPFPQSPNLDVTAEMLRQGFTPLRMFQMAEEFYTSMGLKPVPPEFWRGSMLVRPPQRSVQCTASAWDFCNRIDYRIKQCTEVTMQDLISTHHEMAHIQYYLQYADQPQMFRDGANPAFHEAVANAATLSVYNLPHLQRLGLYQNKTHDPYEVSMNFLMTMALEKIAYLPFAFMVDQWRWSIFEDGVQNMNSRWWQMKLRYQGVIPPMPRSEGDFDPGSKYHVIADQEYMKYFLATILEFQIYSHMCSLSGHTGHLHECDVYRSREAGRLLSEIMQAGASKSASDIIRTMTKGKTNKISPEAIVKYFRPLELWLRVQNRDENLIGWNSNYHDVALFAPQRGASASNLGSVVVISLSLMLNLY from the exons ggAGTGAACACGAATGCGGCTGAAGCGACGCAGTTCCTGAGGGAATATGACCGGGAGGCGTCTGGAATGTGTTACAG GGTAACAATGTCCCAATGGAAATTCGTGACGAACATAACGGAATACAATCGTCGGAGGATGCTGGAGGAACTGGCTTTGAGTTCCAAGTTTGAGAGGCTGTCGTGGAGGAAGGCTGCTGCTTATGACGCATCAAg ATTGCCTGACCACCAAAGCAGGAGACAGCTGATGAAGATAGTTCAGTCAAGTCGCGCGGCGTTACCTGATGATAAGTTTACTGAG ATACAACAGCTGATATCGGAAATGAAGGAGATATACAACTCTGCAAAGATTTGTCCTTACGGGCAGAAACCTTACGACCCTCACATACCGCGGGTATCGTACCCAGAATATCAGCCTAATCAG gCTTACCAATTGACCAATCAACCGTTCCAACATTACCAACCAACTCAAGAGCCTTCAGACTTCCCCAACTACTGTGACATGCAGCTAGACCCAGAAATATCTAGAATTCTAGCCCATTCCAGAATTGAGAGCGAGCTGATCTACGTCTGGAAGAGCTTCAGAGACCAGACTGGACCTAAATTGAAGAACAGGTTCATGAGATACGTGCAGTTGGCCAATCAGGCTGCTGTGGCGACGG GTTACAACGACGCAGGAGATCAAATGAGATCCGCATACGACGACCCGTCGTTCCGTTCGACGGTAGAGGAGATTTACAACCAAGTGGCGCCACTTTACAAGCAACTGTTCACGTATGTCAGGAGACGATTGTTGCAAAGATATGGGGAGACCAGTGTGAGGTCCGATGGGCCTATACCAGCACATTTATTGG GAAACATGTGGGCACAAAACTGGAAATCCATCATGGATCTTGTGATGCCCTTCCCCCAGTCCCCTAACCTGGATGTAACAGCTGAAATGCTACGTCAGGGTTTCACACCATTAAG AATGTTCCAAATGGCCGAAGAGTTCTACACGTCGATGGGACTGAAACCAGTGCCGCCGGAGTTCTGGCGAGGGTCCATGCTGGTGAGACCCCCGCAACGCAGTGTCCAATGCACCGCTAGCGCCTGGGATTTCTGTAATAGGATCGATTATAG GATAAAACAATGCACAGAAGTAACGATGCAGGATCTGATTTCAACTCACCACGAGATGGCCCACATACAGTATTACCTTCAGTACGCCGACCAGCCGCAGATGTTCCGCGACGGAGCCAACCCAG CGTTCCACGAGGCCGTAGCCAACGCTGCAACGTTATCTGTTTACAACTTACCACACTTACAGAGGCTTGGACTGTACCAGAACAA AACCCACGACCCTTACGAAGTGAGCATGAACTTCCTCATGACAATGGCTTTGGAGAAAATAGCGTATCTTCCGTTCGCGTTCATGGTGGACCAG tgGAGATGGTCGATATTTGAAGATGGCGTACAAAATATGAACTCTCGATGGTGGCAAATGAAACTAAGATATCAG GGAGTGATACCACCCATGCCTAGAAGCGAAGGCGACTTTGACCCTGGATCTAAATACCATGTTATCGCTGACCAA GAATACATGAAATACTTCCTGGCCACAATCCTGGAGTTCCAGATCTACTCCCACATGTGTTCCCTGTCAGGACACACAGGCCATCTGCACGAGTGTGACGTTTACAGGAGCCGGGAAGCTGGAAGACTTTTAAG TGAGATAATGCAAGCTGGTGCTTCGAAGTCAGCATCGGATATAATCAGAACGATGACCAAAGGAAAAACCAACAAGATTTCTCCAGAAGCTATTGTCAA GTACTTCAGACCTCTGGAACTTTGGCTGCGCGTCCAGAACCGAGATGAGAACCTCATTGGATGGAACTCTAACTACCACGATGTGGCTCTGTTCGCCCCGCAACGCGGCGCCTCGGCTTCGAACCTGGGGTCTGTGGTCGTAATCTCACTGTCACTCATGTTGAACTTGTATTAA
- the LOC132903766 gene encoding uncharacterized protein LOC132903766 yields MSEEKELVKKRGSFKGRLTLFINYLDGLPESDEQLDSCTVRELQLRMGKIESMYELYNEVQLRLECLADDINFRLTERAEFESLYYNSLSRAQDLLCKYNNDKESVSSDKTTRISQRKPVRLPTIQLPKFNGTYSNWLEFRDTFISLIHCNDEIDQINKFHYLRASLEGSAAVVIHAVEFSAGNYDIAWKLICDRFDNKRLLVQNHLSSLFNLNTIVKESSFVLKDLIDQLNKNLRALESLGEPVKHWDTLLIYIVTCKLPQQTLREWEDHKDRIDKDIVITFSTFLQFIRTRSDLLETLELARARNNASPSKHSTGRIQSMLVAQNPNNNNLNNKLCPHCKSDHLLSSCSQFLALSVDARYKLMPNYKVCYNCFRVGHFANRCKRPGCKLCKRRHNILLHLTDNKRVSNSCNNNDNKNTSRDSSFVSMPSLPPADAGTSTDASANNLTLSADLSSSCGDNGEHRGGVLLSTALIKLCDQNDREHIVRALLDSGSTSSFMTERLCTRLNLNTSHVNGSVYGINNVSSHVGKICQVKMTSLYNSYTAKLSCFILPSLMSVMPCREIDILDLNIPDNIFLADPTFNKPSEVDILIGADLFWDLVGSQRIRLGVGKPVLCDTLLGWIVSGPVTYNPGGYPFQCTGVDYAGPIMAASRQGRGCKLIKVYIAIFVCFTTKAIHLELVSDLTSNKYLLALFRFISRESPMIFITITVPHS; encoded by the exons ATGTCTGAAGAGAAGGAACTTGTTAAAAAACGAGGTAGTTTTAAGGGACGTTTGACGTTATTCATCAATTACCTGGATGGGTTGCCAGAATCTGATGAACAGTTAGACAGTTGTACGGTCAGGGAATTGCAATTACGGATGGGGAAGATCGAAAGTATGTATGAACTTTACAATGAGGTACAGTTACGTTTAGAATGTTTAGCTGACGATATCAATTTTCGATTGACCGAACGAGCTGAGTTCGAGTCTTTGTATTACAACTCACTGTCTAGGGCACAGGACTTActatgtaagtacaataatGATAAAGAATCGGTAAGTAGTGATAAAACTACCCGTATTAGTCAACGTAAGCCTGTTAGGTTGCCCACCATACAGCTCCCAAAGTTCAACGGGACCTATAGCAATTGGTTGGAATTCCGTGACACTTTTATCAGCCTTATTCATTGTAATGACGAAATAgaccaaattaataaattccatTACTTGCGAGCGTCTTTGGAGGGATCTGCTGCTGTTGTAATTCATGCCGTTGAGTTTTCAGCCGGAAATTACGACATAGCTTGGAAATTGATATGTGATCGTTTTGACAATAAAAGATTATTGGTGCAGAATCATTTATCctccttatttaatttaaacactaTAGTCAAAGAGTCATCTTTTGtcttaaaagatttaattgatcaacttaataaaaatctacgTGCATTGGAGTCACTAGGTGAGCCTGTGAAACACTGGGacactttattaatatatatagtgaCTTGTAAATTACCTCAGCAAACATTGCGTGAGTGGGAGGATCATAAGGATCGCATAGATAAGGATATAGTAATTACATTTAGTACATTCCTACAATTCATTCGCACGCGCTCTGACTTATTGGAAACCTTAGAGTTAGCGCGAGCTCGCAATAATGCTTCTCCCTCTAAGCATAGTACAGGTAGGATACAATCTATGCTTGTTGCTCAGAAtcccaataataataatttaaataataagttgtgTCCGCACTGTAAGTCGGATCACTTATTAAGTAGTTGTTCACAATTCCTTGCGCTTAGTGTAGACGCCCGTTACAAGTTAATGCCTAACtataaagtttgttataaTTGTTTTCGTGTTGGTCATTTCGCCAATCGTTGTAAAAGGCCAGGTTGCAAATTGTGTAAACGCCGTCACAAtatattgttgcatttgacGGATAATAAGCGTGTTTCTAATTCTtgcaataataatgataataaaaatacatcacGAGATAGCTCATTTGTTTCCATGCCTTCGTTACCGCCCGCTGACGCTGGGACAAGCACTGATGCGAGtgcaaataatttaactttgtcTGCGGATCTCAGTTCGTCTTGTGGTGATAACGGTGAACACCGCGGTGGTGTTTTGTTGTCTACCGCTCTCATCAAGTTATGTGATCAGAACGATCGTGAGCACATAGTGCGCGCCCTGCTTGATAGTGGTAGTACTTCATCATTTATGACAGAACGCTTATGTACTCGGCTCAATTTGAATACAAGTCATGTTAATGGTTCAGTCTATGGCATAAATAACGTGAGTTCGCACGTAGGCAAAATTTGTCAGGTAAAGATGACGTCTTTATACAACTCTTATACTGCAAAGTtgagttgttttattttgccatCATTAATGAGTGTTATGCCTTGTCGCGAAATCGACATTTTAGACTTGAATATTCcagataacatatttttagcgGACCCCACATTTAATAAGCCGTCAGAAGTAGATATATTAATAGGTGCTGATCTCTTCTGGGACTTGGTCGGGTCACAGAGAATTAGACTAGGTGTAGGTAAGCCGGTACTGTGTGACACGTTACTAGGCTGGATAGTTTCCGGTCCTGTTACTTATAATCCAG GCGGTTACCCCTTTCAGTGCACTGGTGTGGACTATGCTGGTCCCATCATGGCTGCTAGTCGGCAAGGTCGCGGATGTAAGCTGATAAAAGTGTACATTGCAATTTTTGTGTGTTTCACCACTAAAGCTATCCATTTGGAGTTGGTAAGTGACTTAACgagtaataagtatttactagcattatttcgatttatttCGCGAGAAAGCCCGATGATATTTATTACGATAACGGTACCTCATTCGTAG